AGGTAGTCACTGAAAACGACGGGCCGACGTCGAAGGCCGATTGCGTGAACGCCGTGCTCGCGGCGATCGCCGAGCACGAAGAGCGGGCCGGTCTTCGCTACGATCTCATCATTTTCCACGACGTCGAGGACCTGATTCATCCGCAGGAACTGCGGCTGCTCAACTGGTACTTCCGTGGCGAGGGTGCGGACTTCGTACAGCTGCCGGTGCTGTCCACGCCGCCGTACTGGTACGACTTCGTGGCCGGCACATACATCGACGAATTCGCCGAGCAGTACACGAAGAACATGTTCGTGCGCGAGAAGGTGTGGGGGTTCGTGCCGTCGGCCGGTGTGGCCACGTGCGTGCGCCGCAGCGTGATCGACCAGCTGATGGAAGAACGGAACGGCGTGCCGTTCGCCACCAACTCGCTTACCGAAGACTACGATCTCGGCCTCGGACTGACGGTGCAGGGGCGCCCGACGCGCTATCTGCATCAGTATGTGAGGTCGAGTGAGGAGCCGAGCGCGCCCGAGGAGCTGGTGGCCACATGGGCGCCGTTCCCGCAAACGTTCAAGACGGCCGTGCGTCAGCGTACCCGCTGGATGGCCGGTATCGTGTTCCAGGGGTGGGAACACTGGGGATGGCCCACGGGACTCAACTGGATTCTCGCGCACGATCGCCGCGGCCCGTTGGGGTATCTCGTGGTGCTCGCGGGCTACGTCCTGGTCGTGTACTACGCCGGGTATCAGTGGATCAAGACCTTCAGCCGGCCGGAGCTGCCCGATCTCGTGCAGAACCCGTGGTTCCAGTGGCTCTTCTGGATCGGCTTCCTGTTCATGCTGAATCGGTTGCTGCAGCGCGCGCTGGCGACCGGTCGCCTGTACGGATTCTGGCAGGCCATGCTGGCGATCTTCCGGACCCCGTTCAGCAACATCGTGAATCTCGTGGCGACGATGCGCGCGGCGCTGCAATACACGCGCTCCCGGCGCACTGGCATTCCGATGAGCTGGGACAAGACCGAGCATTCCCTGCCGCCGCAGGTTGGTGCGCAGATGCGACTGGGTGAGCGCCTGATCGAGGAGCGCAAGCTCACCACGCAGCAGCTGGTGTTGGCGCTCAAGCAGCAGCGCGAGCATGGCGGTCAGCTGGGCGCTATTCTGGTAAATCAAGGTGTCGTCTCGCGTGACGACATCGAGATCATCGTCAAGACTACGAAATCATGAGCACCTCGCGCTGGCTGACTCCGATGCGTGGCGGAATGCGCGCGATCGAACCCAACGAACCGCCTCACGTCCTGGCGGTCGTGGGTACACGCCCCGAGGTGATCAAGATGGCGCCGGTGGTGCGGGCGATCCGCGAACGCGGGCGCGTGCGTGTCACGCTGGTGTCCACGGGTCAGCATCGCGAGTTGCTCACGCGCGCCTTCGACGATGTGGGCATTCAGCCCGATATCGCGCTCACGCTCATGACGACGAACCAGACGCCAAGCGAGTTCGTGTCACGGTGCATCACGGCGCTGGACGAGGTGATGGTGCAGTCGAAGGCGAGTGTGGTGTTGGTGCAGGGCGACACCAGCAGTGCGATTGCCGGCGCAATGGCGGCGACGTGGCGGTCGATTCCGGTGGGTCATGTCGAAGCGGGGCTGCGGTCGTTCAACTTCCAGGAGCCGTTCCCCGAGGAATTCCATCGTCGTGTGGTGGGCGTGGCCTCGCAGTGGCATTTCACGCCGACGGCGGAAAGCCGCGACAACCTGCTCCGCGAAGGCGTGCCGATGCACCGCATCTTCGTCACGGGCAACACGATCGTCGACGCGGTGCGGCAGATGGATCTGTCGCATCCGTACGAGAATCCGGCGCTGGCTGCGCTGGGCGACGGACGCGTGGCCCTCGTCACGGCGCACCGTCGGGAGAATCACGGGGCCGCGATGCGCGACGTGGCTCGGGCGGTGCGCCGTCTGATCGACGCCGTCCCCGATCTGCAGGTGGTATTTCCGCTGCATCCGAATCCGAATGTGCGCGGCACCTTCATCGAAATGCTGGGCACGACGCCACGCGTCCTGCTGACGGAGCCGCTGGCGTATCGGGACCTGTTGAAGCTGATGCACCGCAGCACGCTGATTCTGTCCGACTCGGGCGGTTTGCAGGAGGAGGCGCCGTCGATGGGTCGCCCTATCCTGATCCTGCGGGAGCGAACGGAGCGTCCGGAGGTGGTGCAGGTGGGCGCGGGCATTTTGGTGGGCACCGACCCGGATCTGATCGTGAAAGAGGCGCTGAGCATCCTGTGCGATCCCGTGGTCTATCAGCGCATGGTGTCGGGGCCGAACCCCTTTGGCGACGGTCGGGCCGGTCAGCACATCTCGGAGATCCTGGAGTCGGCGCTGATCGAAGAGCACGACACGTCGCCGGTGGAGATGGTGATCTAGGGACGAATAGTTGAGGTCGCTGCGGACAGTGTTGTGGCGGAGTGGCAGCAGCGAGGGGTTTGTTGTAGTGTTCTTGCCACATCCGTCACCAATCTGCGCGCGTAACATTTCCGCAGAGGGGCGCAAAGGCGGGCGTTCAGGCCGAAAAAGGCCTGTGTATGGTAGAGTCCGCCTAGTGGCACGCCTTATGCTCCAGTCTGGTGCAGGAAGAAGTCGTACTCGTCCCGCTTTTGAGAGTGTCCCATGCGCGTTCTTGAGACCATCCGCCGCTCCCTGCTCCCCACGCTCGCCGTGGGAACGTTGCTCGTGAGCGCGCCGCTGTCGGCGCAGCCGATCACGCCGGTCACGTTTGAACAGCTCGGCTACAACAGCCCGGTGAACCCGAATTTTGTCGCCGGCAGCCAGACGAACAGCAACAACTACAACTGCAACTGGAACGGCCAGACGATTCAGAATGGCTTCTCCGGTTTCAGCTGGAAGGGATTCGGCGCGCTCGACCTGCAGGACTATCTGTATTCAGATGGACAACAGGGATACGGCCGCTGCTTCGTGAATGGCCGTCAAGGCTCGCTGTACCAGATCGATCAGAACAACCAGATCCTCACGGGCTACCAGCAGAAGTACTCGTCCTACCAGTCGCACCTGACGCAGGTCGTGGCGGTGTCGGGGGCGTCGGGACCGAACGGGGCGGGTTTCTCGAGTTCGTCCCTGTTCGAGCTCAAGTCGATGCAGCTCGGTGGCGGGTGGGGCAACGTGGCCAATCTTCGCGTGACGGGCCTGAACAACGGCAACGAGGTGTGGTCGCAGGATTTCAACTTTCTGGGTATCGGCGGTGACTTTTCGACGATGATGGCGAAGCTCGGCCTGATCAACGAAGTCCGCTTCAACGCGACGTACTCGCAGCAGCTCGGCACGCTCGACCCGTATGGGTCAGTCGACGAACTGCGCGGCTACGGAAACAAGGAGATGAATCTCGACCCCTACCGCACCTTCTGGATTGACAACATCAACATCCAGACGTCGACGGTGCCGGAGCCGGGTACGTGGGCGCTTATGGCCACCGGCCTCGCCGGTCTGGCCTTCGCGGCCCGCCGTCGCTGGAAGCGCTGAGAGCCGTCGTTCAAGCTGACCTCGCGCGCCGCTCGGCACTTCCGAGCGGCGCGCGGTGCGTGTAAGGCTGGGTATGACGCCGGAGCGGGATAAGTGTCGCCCACACCAGTATTTCCGTGGTTCGACGCGGGTTGACATCCCCGCCAGCGTCCACCATGTTAGGTGTCTGTCGCGGAACGCCCTCAACAGGCGCCCTCGGCAGACTGCAAGACCGCACCACTTTTCTCGGCGATCTGCGGCCGAGAGCCCTATGGGCCACCTCTCGAGGTGGGGGCGTGAAGCGAAGGACGCGAAAGATTGCGGCCCGGGACTGAGCGCACGCTGTACCGGCTTCGGCGTCTGAGACGTTTCGAGGCTCCCGAAAAGCAACGCAGCCAATTTAACGTCGGTCACGGAGTCAGCTGTTCTCTGTAGCCGGCGCGCCTGGGTCCCCACTCGCGCACCAGCGGCGAGCACACCCGGCGGCAGCGGATGGATACCGGTCTCGCGCAAAGGCGAGGCGACAGGTCCAGCCGTTTTTTTGCTGGTCCACTTTTCGTCAAAG
The DNA window shown above is from Gemmatimonas sp. and carries:
- a CDS encoding PEP-CTERM sorting domain-containing protein, translating into MRVLETIRRSLLPTLAVGTLLVSAPLSAQPITPVTFEQLGYNSPVNPNFVAGSQTNSNNYNCNWNGQTIQNGFSGFSWKGFGALDLQDYLYSDGQQGYGRCFVNGRQGSLYQIDQNNQILTGYQQKYSSYQSHLTQVVAVSGASGPNGAGFSSSSLFELKSMQLGGGWGNVANLRVTGLNNGNEVWSQDFNFLGIGGDFSTMMAKLGLINEVRFNATYSQQLGTLDPYGSVDELRGYGNKEMNLDPYRTFWIDNINIQTSTVPEPGTWALMATGLAGLAFAARRRWKR
- a CDS encoding glycosyltransferase; the protein is MTNYEMAIAIIAVFYVIFALDDLFFDIVYWLGRMFNWWERPVVTTKELKDVSEWRIAIVTPAWKEQDVIARMLMYNLPRIDYQRYDYWIGTYKNDPDTRREVDKVRSVYPNVRKVVTENDGPTSKADCVNAVLAAIAEHEERAGLRYDLIIFHDVEDLIHPQELRLLNWYFRGEGADFVQLPVLSTPPYWYDFVAGTYIDEFAEQYTKNMFVREKVWGFVPSAGVATCVRRSVIDQLMEERNGVPFATNSLTEDYDLGLGLTVQGRPTRYLHQYVRSSEEPSAPEELVATWAPFPQTFKTAVRQRTRWMAGIVFQGWEHWGWPTGLNWILAHDRRGPLGYLVVLAGYVLVVYYAGYQWIKTFSRPELPDLVQNPWFQWLFWIGFLFMLNRLLQRALATGRLYGFWQAMLAIFRTPFSNIVNLVATMRAALQYTRSRRTGIPMSWDKTEHSLPPQVGAQMRLGERLIEERKLTTQQLVLALKQQREHGGQLGAILVNQGVVSRDDIEIIVKTTKS
- the wecB gene encoding UDP-N-acetylglucosamine 2-epimerase (non-hydrolyzing) — its product is MSTSRWLTPMRGGMRAIEPNEPPHVLAVVGTRPEVIKMAPVVRAIRERGRVRVTLVSTGQHRELLTRAFDDVGIQPDIALTLMTTNQTPSEFVSRCITALDEVMVQSKASVVLVQGDTSSAIAGAMAATWRSIPVGHVEAGLRSFNFQEPFPEEFHRRVVGVASQWHFTPTAESRDNLLREGVPMHRIFVTGNTIVDAVRQMDLSHPYENPALAALGDGRVALVTAHRRENHGAAMRDVARAVRRLIDAVPDLQVVFPLHPNPNVRGTFIEMLGTTPRVLLTEPLAYRDLLKLMHRSTLILSDSGGLQEEAPSMGRPILILRERTERPEVVQVGAGILVGTDPDLIVKEALSILCDPVVYQRMVSGPNPFGDGRAGQHISEILESALIEEHDTSPVEMVI